A section of the Leptotrichia sp. HSP-342 genome encodes:
- the cobI gene encoding precorrin-2 C(20)-methyltransferase — translation MASKLGKFYGIGVGVGDPENITVKAAKRLHEVDVIVLPEAKSGEGSTAFNIVKEYVKPEVEQLFLEFPMIRDVEARKVFRKNNADVISAELEKGKNVAFLTIGDPMTYSTYTYVLEHISDDVEVETIAGITSFNSIAARLNIPLMVGDEDLKIVSVSRETDVHKEIENSENLVLMKISRDFERIKKAIIETGNKENIVIVSNCGKENEEIITNIENVESVHYFSTLILKKQGIEEWKRFLKA, via the coding sequence ATGGCTAGTAAATTAGGTAAATTCTATGGAATAGGAGTAGGAGTAGGAGATCCTGAAAATATAACAGTTAAAGCAGCAAAAAGACTGCATGAAGTAGATGTGATAGTACTGCCTGAGGCAAAAAGCGGAGAAGGAAGTACAGCCTTTAATATTGTAAAAGAATATGTAAAACCAGAAGTAGAGCAGCTATTTTTGGAGTTTCCTATGATAAGGGATGTGGAAGCGAGAAAAGTTTTTAGAAAAAATAATGCGGATGTAATAAGTGCTGAATTGGAAAAAGGTAAAAATGTAGCGTTTTTAACAATAGGTGATCCGATGACTTATAGTACTTATACTTATGTATTGGAACATATTTCAGATGATGTGGAAGTTGAAACTATCGCTGGAATAACTTCGTTTAATAGTATTGCGGCAAGACTTAATATACCGCTTATGGTTGGAGATGAAGATTTAAAAATAGTGTCTGTCAGCAGAGAGACTGATGTTCATAAAGAAATTGAAAATAGCGAAAATCTAGTGTTAATGAAAATAAGCCGAGATTTTGAGAGAATAAAAAAAGCGATTATTGAAACAGGAAATAAAGAAAATATAGTTATTGTTTCAAACTGCGGAAAAGAAAATGAAGAAATTATTACAAATATTGAAAATGTTGAAAGTGTACATTATTTTTCTACATTAATTCTTAAAAAACAGGGAATAGAAGAATGGAAAAGATTTCTAAAAGCGTAA
- a CDS encoding ATP-binding protein, whose protein sequence is MIRIDRKEYLDFLVKSKDRQIIKVVSGVRRCGKSTLFEIYKDFLFENGVAKNQIISINFEDIDYEELTDYKKLYEYIKSKMIRDKKNYIFLDEIQHVDKFEKVVDSLFIKENTDLYITGSNAYFMSSELATLLSGRYIELKMLPLSFKEYYQAKLEYEKLEQKENRTLKTLIQYYNEYIVNSSFPYTLQLDSDLKNIHEYLRGIYNSVLLKDIVARLKISDVMRLESVVKYIFDNIGNLTSLSKIANTLTSMGRKTDAKTIEKYIRGLTDSLLVHGVSRYNIKGKEFLSTLSKYYVADLGLRQMILGNRNIDMGHILENIIYLELIRRKGNVYVGQFDKNEIDFVVINSNEIEYYQVALTVLDENTLKRELDAFKNIKDNYPKYLITLDDVMVNTDYDGIKVVNALEWLLWN, encoded by the coding sequence GATGTGGAAAATCCACTCTCTTTGAGATATATAAAGATTTTCTGTTTGAAAATGGAGTTGCAAAAAATCAGATTATATCTATAAATTTTGAAGATATTGATTATGAAGAACTTACAGATTATAAAAAACTTTACGAATATATAAAATCTAAAATGATTAGAGATAAAAAAAATTACATATTTTTAGATGAAATTCAGCATGTGGATAAATTTGAAAAAGTTGTAGACAGCCTTTTTATAAAAGAAAATACAGATTTATATATAACAGGTTCTAATGCCTATTTTATGTCGAGCGAACTGGCAACCCTTTTAAGTGGACGTTATATAGAACTGAAAATGCTACCTTTATCCTTTAAGGAGTATTATCAGGCTAAATTAGAGTATGAAAAACTGGAGCAAAAGGAAAATAGGACGTTAAAAACACTTATACAATATTATAATGAATATATAGTGAACAGTTCGTTTCCTTATACTTTACAGTTAGATAGTGATTTGAAAAATATACATGAATATTTAAGAGGGATATATAATTCTGTGCTTTTAAAAGATATAGTTGCAAGATTGAAAATTTCAGATGTGATGAGACTTGAAAGTGTTGTGAAGTATATATTTGATAATATCGGTAATTTAACTTCGCTTTCAAAAATAGCGAATACCCTAACTTCAATGGGAAGAAAAACAGATGCAAAAACCATTGAAAAGTATATTAGAGGGCTTACTGACAGTTTACTTGTGCATGGAGTTAGCAGATATAATATAAAAGGGAAAGAATTTCTATCTACATTATCAAAATATTATGTTGCAGATTTAGGGCTTAGACAGATGATTTTAGGTAATAGAAATATAGATATGGGACATATACTGGAAAATATAATTTATCTTGAACTAATTAGAAGAAAAGGCAATGTATATGTTGGGCAGTTTGATAAAAATGAAATTGATTTTGTTGTTATTAATTCAAATGAAATTGAATATTATCAGGTCGCTTTGACTGTCTTAGATGAAAATACTTTAAAAAGGGAATTGGATGCCTTTAAAAATATTAAGGATAACTATCCGAAGTATCTTATAACTTTAGATGATGTAATGGTGAATACTGACTATGACGGAATAAAGGTTGTAAATGCTCTGGAGTGGTTGTTGTGGAATTAG